The Paraburkholderia acidisoli genome contains a region encoding:
- the nagE gene encoding N-acetylglucosamine-specific PTS transporter subunit IIBC, which translates to MDGNPFLKIQSLGRALMLPIAVLPVAGLLLRFGQSDMLNIKIIADAGGAIFDNLPLLFAIGIAVGFAKDNNGVAALAGALGYLVETAVMKDINDKLNMGVLSGVVAGVVAGMLYNRFKDIKLPEFLAFFGGKRFVPIITGLVCVVLGVVFGYAWGPVQGVIDTAGHWLTTAGAIGTFVYGLLNRLLLVTGLHHILNSLVWFVFGTFTPAGGAPVTGDLHRFFAGDPTAGGFMAGFFPVMMFGLPAACLAMLHEAPKEKRAMVAGLLMSMALTSFLTGVTEPIEFTFMFLAPVLYAIHAVLTGVSLAICSLLGIKLGFTFSAGFIDYVLNYGLSTHGWEAIPLGIAYAVVYYVLFRFFIRRFNLPTPGREASAGDTEIAESMSGATVAGAATATRAARYIDALGGAANLKVVDACTTRLRLSVNDPARVSEPALKAIGARGVLKRGGESVQVIIGPEADLIADEMRGEIARGVGATAVKAAPAVELAAQAAQAAQAPATAGAGPLDPNPARWIAVLGGAANIVSLDAVAATRLRVVVRNAANVDRAALEALDTVWVTTDTLHIVVGEAAGRYARELALQPA; encoded by the coding sequence ATGGATGGCAATCCGTTTCTCAAGATTCAAAGCCTCGGCCGTGCGCTGATGCTACCGATCGCAGTGCTGCCGGTCGCCGGCCTGCTGCTGCGCTTCGGCCAGAGCGACATGCTCAACATCAAGATCATCGCCGACGCGGGCGGCGCGATCTTCGACAATCTGCCGCTGCTGTTCGCGATCGGCATTGCCGTGGGCTTCGCGAAAGACAACAACGGCGTCGCGGCGCTGGCGGGCGCGCTCGGCTACCTGGTCGAAACCGCCGTGATGAAGGACATCAACGACAAGCTCAACATGGGCGTGCTGTCGGGCGTGGTGGCCGGTGTCGTCGCGGGCATGCTGTACAACCGCTTCAAGGACATCAAGCTACCCGAGTTCCTCGCGTTCTTCGGCGGCAAGCGCTTCGTGCCGATCATCACCGGGCTCGTGTGCGTGGTGCTCGGCGTGGTGTTCGGCTACGCGTGGGGACCGGTGCAGGGCGTGATCGACACGGCCGGCCACTGGCTCACCACGGCGGGCGCGATCGGCACCTTCGTGTACGGTTTGCTGAACCGCCTGCTGCTCGTCACGGGCCTGCACCACATCCTCAACTCGCTCGTGTGGTTCGTGTTCGGCACGTTCACGCCGGCGGGCGGCGCGCCCGTGACCGGCGACCTGCATCGCTTCTTCGCGGGCGACCCCACGGCGGGCGGCTTCATGGCGGGCTTCTTCCCGGTGATGATGTTCGGCCTGCCGGCCGCGTGTCTCGCCATGCTCCACGAAGCGCCGAAGGAAAAGCGCGCGATGGTCGCGGGCCTGTTGATGTCGATGGCGCTCACCTCGTTCCTGACGGGCGTGACCGAGCCGATCGAATTCACCTTCATGTTCCTCGCGCCGGTGCTCTACGCGATCCACGCGGTGCTCACGGGCGTGTCGCTCGCGATCTGCTCGCTGCTCGGCATCAAGCTTGGCTTCACGTTCTCGGCCGGTTTCATCGACTACGTGCTGAACTACGGCCTCTCCACGCACGGCTGGGAAGCCATTCCGCTGGGCATTGCCTACGCCGTGGTCTACTACGTGCTGTTCCGCTTCTTCATCCGCCGCTTCAACCTGCCCACGCCGGGCCGCGAGGCTTCGGCGGGCGACACGGAAATCGCGGAGTCGATGTCGGGCGCGACGGTGGCGGGCGCGGCAACGGCCACGCGTGCCGCGCGCTATATCGATGCGCTCGGCGGCGCGGCCAACCTCAAGGTGGTCGATGCGTGCACGACGCGTCTGCGTCTCTCGGTGAACGATCCGGCGCGGGTTTCCGAGCCGGCGTTGAAGGCGATCGGCGCGCGTGGCGTGCTCAAGCGCGGCGGCGAAAGCGTGCAGGTCATCATCGGGCCGGAAGCCGACCTCATCGCCGACGAAATGCGCGGCGAGATCGCGCGCGGCGTGGGTGCGACGGCGGTGAAGGCCGCGCCCGCGGTGGAACTCGCGGCGCAGGCGGCACAGGCGGCCCAGGCGCCCGCAACGGCGGGGGCAGGCCCGCTCGATCCGAACCCGGCGCGCTGGATCGCGGTGCTCGGCGGCGCGGCCAATATCGTCTCGCTCGACGCCGTGGCGGCCACGCGCCTGCGCGTGGTCGTGCGCA